The sequence GCCCGGGTGTTTTTTGCATGCGGCCTAGATAGCGCAACCACCCGCAGGGTTGCCGAGGCATCCGGAAGTGACGACCCCCGCCTGCTGGACAGGACTTTTCGGATTTCCGCCCGTACCGCGCTCATCGCAGGCTTTGCCGCGTGTCTGGCACTCGCTGCCGCATCGCCTTTTCTCAGCCACACTATACTGGGCGACCAGGGAAAATTCTGGTGGTACGGCTTTGGAGCATTGTCCCTGATCTTCACCCCGCTGCTAGGTGTCGAGTTGGCTTTCTTACAAGGCTTGCGGAAGTCACGGGATCTCGCACTCTGCCAGATCATCGCATCGTTCGTCGGTGCAATACTGAATATCATTCTGGTCTCCCTGATGGGAGTCGCAGGGGGAGTCGCTGCACTCCTTCCCTTGGCTGTTGTCTCCCTGATTGTTCACCATTCTTTCCTCAAGCGCTACCGTCCTGTCGTTTCCCCGCCTCTGGAGCCGGTGACCGCCCACCACTCGGTTGATTTGCTCAAACTCGGTTCCGGGTTCGCCGTGAATGGAATCTGGCTGACCGCGTCCGGTTGGCTAAACCTTTTCTTCATCACCCGATACTACGGCACGGCAGAAGGCTCTCACCAGGTAGGTTTGTACGGAGCCGCCGCAACCATGTCGAACCTCTACATCGGCATCCTGGTCTCCGCCATGGCAACGGAATTCTACCCCGCCCTCGTTCAGGCTGCACGCGACCGCAGCCATTTGAAGCGCCTGCTCAACCAGCAAACCGTGCTTGCCATGTCGGTAGGCATGCCAGCCACGTTGGGGCTGCTAGCACTTGCCCCGATTGTTCTGCAATTGCTCTACAGCAATGAATTCGTGGAG comes from Akkermansiaceae bacterium and encodes:
- a CDS encoding oligosaccharide flippase family protein; translation: MEKPSQDRASYNGMLKSTSTLAGAKVITILISIVRTKIVASLLGPSGIGLVNLVTSSTDLARVFFACGLDSATTRRVAEASGSDDPRLLDRTFRISARTALIAGFAACLALAAASPFLSHTILGDQGKFWWYGFGALSLIFTPLLGVELAFLQGLRKSRDLALCQIIASFVGAILNIILVSLMGVAGGVAALLPLAVVSLIVHHSFLKRYRPVVSPPLEPVTAHHSVDLLKLGSGFAVNGIWLTASGWLNLFFITRYYGTAEGSHQVGLYGAAATMSNLYIGILVSAMATEFYPALVQAARDRSHLKRLLNQQTVLAMSVGMPATLGLLALAPIVLQLLYSNEFVEGAEIMRWMLAAMAVRFASCPLGYTLFATSSPRVIMISELAMGAVMITSSFLLLQVFGVIGIGIALLATNLLYLFGVVIIMHRRGVHWTLHTSALLLESAIVLGVCLSVSLLIPGWHGITICALVITAYSAHLLILIQKESGIDLALILQKIRSFLPKK